The Candidatus Syntrophosphaera sp. region TGTCCTGGGGCGTGAGGAGGCTCCAGGCGCTCTCGTTGGTCTCCTGGCCGGCGCTCAGGCGCCAGACCCGGTAGCCGGTGAGGAGGCGGCCGCTTTCAGAGCCATCCCTGCGGCGCGATCCTCCGGGCAGGGGCAGGCTGGGTTCCGTTCTGCTCCAGCCTTCCTCCCTCGCCCTGGAATGGTGGGTGGTGGGCACGGGGCGTCCGCCAAAGCCGCCGGAGCCGTGGGACCTGGTTTCCAGGTCGGAGCCGGCAAAGCGGAGCACTTCGCCGGTCATGGCGTTGCCGATATAGATGTTGTCGATGAACCACATATGCCAGAGCCCGTCGTTGGAAGGGCCGTCCACGGCATTGAAGGCCAGCTTGACCTGCTGGCCGCTGTAGGCCTCCAGGTTCACCGTGATGGGGCTGGCATAGGCGTTCAGGCCGCCCGTCTGCTCCGTGGCGTCCCAGATCGGGATCCAGGTGTTGCCGTTGTCTGTGGAGATCTTGACGTAGTAGTGGTCCTGGTTCACGGAGCCCAGATAGACGAAGGTGTCGAAATGAAGGTAGCCGGCCGGGGGGCTGTTGAAGCTGGGCGTGATCAGCCATTCGTCCTGATGGCCGTAATCCCAGCGCAGCCCGGCCTGGTGGAGCCCGTCGGTGGGATTGATGGGCTGGCCGCTGTCTGAGGCGGCACCCACGCGGCACCAGGTGGGGAAAACGCCCTGGGTGTTCGGGGCTCCGGTGTTGGTGATGATCTGGCTCCAGTTCGCCGGCGGGAAATTCTCGTCCTCGAAGCTTTCGGTGATCTCGGTGGCGTTGGGGTCCGGGGCCTGCCAGCTGAGGTTCACCGAATTGCCGGAAACGTCCGCCTCGGCCAGGACGGTGTGGGGCGCGTAGGCCACTTCGCTTAAGGTGATGGTGCCCATGTCGTATGCACCGGCCCCGACGTTGATGGTGCCGTTGGCGGCAACGTAGCCGGGGGCGAGGATCACGTATTCATAGCTGTTGTTGGCATAGACGGCGGGGATGGTGAAAGCGCCGGTGGCGATGGTGGTGGCGCTGTAATCGGCATAGCCGGCCAGATGGATCGAAGCGCCGTTGATCCCGGCCTGGGTGTCGCTGGCGATCACGGTCCCGCTCACGTTCACGGTCGCCATGGGCGCCATCGCCACATCCAGGACCTCGGTCTCATCCTCGTCAATGGTGATGTTGAAGGTTGAGGTCTCGTAGCCATAGGTGCTGAAACTCACCGTGTAGTCGTCCGGCAGAATGTTCTGGATGGCGTATTGGCCTGATGCGTTGGTGGCGGTGGCATAGCCGCCGGTGGCGAACTGGACCAAGACCCCTTCCAGCGGCACTCCGCCTGCCCCGGTGACGGTCCCGTTGATATGCCCCACTCCGCCGGGAATGACCACGAATCCGGTCTTGGGAAACTGGCCCGTGGGTGTGCCTCCGGCGGGCGGATTGGCCGGGTCATAGAGAGTTGAGTCGCTATAGACGTTGCGGGCGCGGTTGGAGCCCACGGTCTGGCAGAGGAATTGATCCGAGGAGGAGAAATAGGTGCTGTCCATGGGCCGGTTGAACATCAGCACCAGGTTTTCCCCGTTCAGATACATGTAGGGCTGGTTGAAGGGGATGTTGATCAGGTTGGAGCCGGAGGGATAGTCGATGGTCCCGTCGAAGACCAGGGTGAGCTGGGTGGAGGGGATCCAGCCGGCGGAAAGGTCGGGCTGGGTGGTGGTGCCGATCCAGACCTTGGTGGGCTTGGCCGGCAGATTGGTGCTGAAGTTGTTCCAAAGCTGGATGCCGAGAATCTGGCCCATGAAATTGCCCATCTCGGCGGGGTAATAGAGAGTTTCGTAGAGCGAATTGCGCCAGTAGAAATCCAGGGGCATGCGGGCGTTCTGGTTGCCGTCGCCCACCACGAAGTTCCATACCCCGGCTGGCTGGACGTTCACGTTCAGGCTGGGGGTCTGGTCGTTGGCGGGATTCTCGTCTCCGGGCAAAACCACCTTTCCGTAGAGGATCTCCGGGCCGGCCGCATCCGGGGTCCAGGGAATCGTGAAACTCTGCAGCTGGCCGGGCTGGATCGCTGTCCCGTTGACGGAGCCGACCTCGATCGCCGCTCCCCGGAACAGCTTGACCTGATAGGCGCTCTGGGCTTCCGAGCCGCGGTTGCGGATGGTGACCTCATAGTTATTGGGTGAGCCGGCGGTGGGGGTGATGTTCCCGACGATGGAAACTCCGGCCAGATCATTGGGCACGGCGACGACGGGATTGAATTCATAGATCTCCCCCTGGGCCGGGAATGATGATACGGAGGAATTTTCCGCCGTGCTGGAGGCCGTGGGCGGTGTTCCCGGGGTAACGCTGTAATACCATCCAGCACCGCCGGGGGCCATGTTGATCCCGATCGAGGCCGAGGCGTTGCTGGGCGTTCCGGTGGCAGGACCGTAGATGATGTCGATCTTGCCGTTCTCGTAGATACGCGCCTGTAAATTGAACTGGTTGGTGGCGCTGTAATTCCACTTCAGGTTGGTGTACTGGACCATGAAGACCCGGTTGGGCGCTGTTCCGGAGAGCAGGTATTGGGCGTCTCCGCTCGAGAGGCTGGTGTCGTCCCAAAGCGGCGCTATCACCGGACGGATCGTGGTCGAAGCCAGCTGATTGCTCAGGTTGCTGCTGGTCTGGTTTCCGCCCAGATCGATCCAGCCATTGGAAGAGATCTTGATCTGGCTGATGGTGGCGTCGCCATAGGGAAAACTGAAGCCCAGAGGAATGGCCGCGGAGAGCATGTCGTCGCCCGAGATCCCGGCATTGGTGCCGGTGATCGGGGAATAGGTCCCCATCGTTGCGTTGAAGCTGTAGTATTCGTCGATGGCCGCGAAGGCCAGGGTGGCCCCAAGCAGCGCCAGGACGATCAAAAGGGCTTTTAGATATCTCAAAGTATGCTCCTTGTTCAAGGGATTTAAAGCTTAAGTTTCTGATTTGGGCAGAGGGCCATAGTGTCAAGCATTAAATGAGCGGGTGGGCAATCCCGGGGCAGCAGAAAACGGTTGTTATCAGGAAAAGCCCCGGAGGGGCGCAGGCTGTTGACAAACCCCGCCGCAGGTGGGGTTTGTCAGCAGGCTACGCCCCCTTCGGAGCTGATTTTCTTTTACAAACTCCTTTCAAGGGTGTTCCGCTGCGCTCCTCCGAAAAGACCCCTTTCGGCTCAAGGTATTTCCCCCTTTTGCCCAACTCACCCATCACTCACTTGTCTCCCGCCCACCTCCCGCCGGGCTGGCGGTTACTCAGCGGGTGATGGGCAGGTGGCGGACAGGCTGGATTTCTGGAAAATAAAAGCGGGTTGCCGATCTGGAGAAGCGGCAAAGGCAGCAAGATTGCCTTCAGATGCGGTCTGGGACATCTGTCACTACTGACAAACCCCGCCGCAGGTGGGGTGAAGGAATATAGGCGGCGGC contains the following coding sequences:
- a CDS encoding carboxypeptidase regulatory-like domain-containing protein: MRYLKALLIVLALLGATLAFAAIDEYYSFNATMGTYSPITGTNAGISGDDMLSAAIPLGFSFPYGDATISQIKISSNGWIDLGGNQTSSNLSNQLASTTIRPVIAPLWDDTSLSSGDAQYLLSGTAPNRVFMVQYTNLKWNYSATNQFNLQARIYENGKIDIIYGPATGTPSNASASIGINMAPGGAGWYYSVTPGTPPTASSTAENSSVSSFPAQGEIYEFNPVVAVPNDLAGVSIVGNITPTAGSPNNYEVTIRNRGSEAQSAYQVKLFRGAAIEVGSVNGTAIQPGQLQSFTIPWTPDAAGPEILYGKVVLPGDENPANDQTPSLNVNVQPAGVWNFVVGDGNQNARMPLDFYWRNSLYETLYYPAEMGNFMGQILGIQLWNNFSTNLPAKPTKVWIGTTTQPDLSAGWIPSTQLTLVFDGTIDYPSGSNLINIPFNQPYMYLNGENLVLMFNRPMDSTYFSSSDQFLCQTVGSNRARNVYSDSTLYDPANPPAGGTPTGQFPKTGFVVIPGGVGHINGTVTGAGGVPLEGVLVQFATGGYATATNASGQYAIQNILPDDYTVSFSTYGYETSTFNITIDEDETEVLDVAMAPMATVNVSGTVIASDTQAGINGASIHLAGYADYSATTIATGAFTIPAVYANNSYEYVILAPGYVAANGTINVGAGAYDMGTITLSEVAYAPHTVLAEADVSGNSVNLSWQAPDPNATEITESFEDENFPPANWSQIITNTGAPNTQGVFPTWCRVGAASDSGQPINPTDGLHQAGLRWDYGHQDEWLITPSFNSPPAGYLHFDTFVYLGSVNQDHYYVKISTDNGNTWIPIWDATEQTGGLNAYASPITVNLEAYSGQQVKLAFNAVDGPSNDGLWHMWFIDNIYIGNAMTGEVLRFAGSDLETRSHGSGGFGGRPVPTTHHSRAREEGWSRTEPSLPLPGGSRRRDGSESGRLLTGYRVWRLSAGQETNESAWSLLTPQDITANSLTDPGWQTLPNGTYRWAVKAVYTNNVVSVASFSNPLDKFQETGMIAGVVRRTNNAPIAGATVSVPGYSATTNSVGAYTLVLPIGAWDVTCAAAGFVDQTVEGVVVNVNQTTTQNFVMSVVSNPDEVVPVTATALLGNHPNPFNPETQISYSLKESAPVRLWIYNSKGQLIRCLVNADQPAGWYKVLWDGRDDSGQEVSSGLYLYRLSAGSYQSTRRMVLLK